A window from Symbiopectobacterium purcellii encodes these proteins:
- a CDS encoding ABC transporter permease subunit, which produces MAETDSRFAYQDARRRRLDRITQHIVVGSGLLVMMALVLIFFYLLYVVAPLFVSPSVTQYAASPRVASESSAAVGISDDGSLGYRIDQQGFGEFMVFAGGQSLPRTALSVTPITRAVAFGEGRPHYALLSATGHITIVAPFIPLAGNAQPAWRYPFGKMPLPLTTDGTPLRHLALALRETAPPMADNAAATVVDVAAVWVTQDNRLTIGRISADGVQRVASVALGDTPVDDLALTPRGDVIYSVSGNQLTTWRIRGEAVTLSGTATLPTAGPWRLALLSGGYSLLVYSEGGKIFQWFDVPGADGLRLTEIRDFPQRETPGMQLVPEASRRVFATLTPQGELSLFASKQSAAVLTQQVAAQALRMVFSAHGKALLLETPTQWYAYRVDNPYPDIGWRGLWQRIWYENYPQPDFIWQSTAADDSYQAKFSLVPLLAGSLKAALYAMLFATPLALAAAVYTACFMTPGLRRWVKPTLEVMGALPTVVVGLIAALWLAPHVETYLSAILALPLLCTLGVLGVGALTARWPRVARWMQGREVLLLMPVLLLIVLGVCWLAPALEVSLFGQPLFQWMDGNFVQRNALVAGIALGFALIPLIFSLAEDALFNVPTRLSQGSLALGATPWQTLWHVVLPSASAGIFAALMLSFGCAVGETMIVLMATGNTPIVDAGLLQGLRSLAANIAIEMPEAVMGSGHYRVLFLTALVLFIFTFVVNTLAETLRQRLRRRYRDEGDHA; this is translated from the coding sequence ATGGCAGAAACAGACAGCAGATTTGCCTATCAGGATGCCCGACGGCGGCGTCTGGATCGCATAACGCAGCACATCGTAGTAGGCAGTGGCCTGCTGGTGATGATGGCGCTGGTGCTGATTTTTTTCTACCTGCTGTACGTGGTTGCACCGCTGTTTGTTTCCCCCTCGGTGACACAGTACGCCGCGTCGCCGCGCGTGGCATCGGAATCGTCCGCGGCAGTCGGGATCAGCGATGACGGTTCCTTAGGGTATCGCATTGATCAACAGGGTTTTGGCGAATTTATGGTGTTTGCTGGCGGGCAATCTCTGCCGCGCACCGCACTGAGCGTCACGCCCATTACCCGTGCCGTTGCCTTCGGCGAAGGGCGGCCGCATTACGCGCTGCTTTCTGCCACGGGTCACATCACGATTGTCGCCCCCTTTATTCCGCTTGCCGGTAATGCTCAGCCAGCCTGGCGTTATCCGTTTGGCAAGATGCCCCTGCCGTTGACGACAGATGGCACACCGCTTCGCCATCTGGCGCTGGCGCTGCGCGAAACCGCACCGCCGATGGCCGATAACGCTGCCGCCACGGTGGTGGACGTAGCCGCCGTGTGGGTGACGCAGGATAACCGTTTGACCATAGGCCGCATTTCTGCTGACGGTGTGCAACGCGTCGCCAGTGTGGCACTCGGCGATACGCCGGTTGACGACCTGGCGCTGACCCCCCGTGGCGATGTTATCTACAGCGTAAGCGGTAACCAACTGACTACCTGGCGCATCCGTGGTGAGGCAGTGACACTTTCTGGTACCGCGACGCTGCCCACTGCCGGGCCGTGGCGGCTGGCGTTGCTGTCTGGCGGCTATTCGCTGTTGGTGTACAGCGAGGGTGGCAAAATATTTCAGTGGTTTGATGTGCCTGGCGCGGATGGCCTGCGCCTGACCGAGATTCGAGATTTCCCGCAGCGCGAAACACCAGGCATGCAACTGGTGCCGGAAGCCTCGCGTCGGGTATTTGCCACCCTGACGCCGCAGGGGGAGCTTTCGTTGTTTGCCAGCAAGCAGTCTGCCGCCGTGTTAACGCAGCAGGTTGCTGCACAGGCACTGCGCATGGTGTTTTCGGCGCACGGTAAAGCGCTACTGCTTGAGACGCCAACGCAATGGTATGCCTATCGTGTCGATAATCCATACCCCGATATCGGCTGGCGCGGCCTGTGGCAGCGCATTTGGTATGAGAACTACCCCCAGCCTGACTTTATCTGGCAGTCAACGGCAGCTGACGACAGCTATCAGGCCAAGTTCAGCCTGGTGCCACTGTTGGCTGGCTCGCTGAAGGCGGCGCTGTACGCCATGTTGTTCGCCACGCCGCTGGCGCTGGCTGCGGCAGTGTATACCGCCTGTTTTATGACGCCGGGTTTACGTCGTTGGGTGAAGCCAACGCTGGAAGTTATGGGCGCGCTCCCGACCGTGGTGGTGGGGTTGATTGCGGCACTCTGGCTCGCGCCGCACGTTGAAACCTACCTTTCCGCCATTCTGGCCTTGCCGCTGCTCTGTACCCTGGGTGTATTGGGCGTGGGGGCGCTGACGGCGCGCTGGCCGCGCGTTGCCCGTTGGATGCAAGGGCGCGAGGTGCTGCTATTGATGCCGGTACTGTTGCTGATCGTGCTTGGGGTTTGCTGGCTTGCCCCGGCGCTGGAAGTGAGTCTGTTCGGACAACCGCTGTTCCAGTGGATGGACGGCAATTTTGTGCAGCGCAATGCGCTGGTGGCGGGAATTGCTCTGGGTTTTGCGCTGATCCCGCTGATTTTCTCATTGGCGGAAGATGCCTTGTTCAATGTGCCCACACGGCTGAGTCAAGGCTCTTTGGCGCTGGGGGCGACCCCGTGGCAGACCTTGTGGCATGTGGTGCTACCTTCAGCCAGTGCCGGTATTTTTGCCGCATTGATGCTGAGTTTTGGCTGCGCCGTTGGCGAAACCATGATTGTGTTGATGGCAACGGGCAATACGCCGATTGTCGATGCGGGGCTGCTGCAAGGGTTGCGATCGCTGGCGGCCAATATCGCTATCGAAATGCCGGAGGCCGTGATGGGCAGCGGGCATTATCGCGTGCTGTTCCTCACCGCGCTGGTGTTGTTTATCTTTACCTTTGTGGTCAACACCTTGGCTGAAACTCTGCGTCAGCGGTTACGCCGACGTTACCGGGATGAGGGGGATCACGCATGA
- the ppk1 gene encoding polyphosphate kinase 1, giving the protein MSQDKLFIEKELSWLSFNERVLQEAADQSNPLIERMRFLGIYSNNLDEFYKVRFADLKRRILINEEQGSAGGLRHLLGKIQARVMKTDQVFDNLYNELLLEMARNHIFLVNERQVSPLQQEWLRDYFRQNLRKHITPILILPETDLVEFLKDDYTYLAVEIIRGNEIRYALLEIPSDKVPRFINLPSESSRRKKTMILLDNILRYCLDDIFRGFFDYDALNAYSMKMTRDAEYDLVTEMESSLLELMSSSLKQRLTAEPVRFVYQRDMPDAMVDMLMQKLGISSYDSIIPGGRYHNFKDFISFPNVGRPNLENKALPRLRHTRFSHFRNGFDAIRERDVLLYYPYHTFEHVLELLRQASFDPSVLSIKINIYRVAKDSRIINAMIHAAHNGKKVTVVVELQARFDEEANIQWAKRLTEAGVHVIFSVPGLKIHAKLFLISRREGENIVRYAHIGTGNFNEKTARLYTDYSLLTADERITNEVRSVFNFIENPYRPVSFEYLLVSPQNSRARLHKLIDREITHAQNNLPAVITLKVNNLVDKDLAEKLYEASAAGVKINLLVRGMCSLIPSLPGISDNIQVISILDRYLEHDRVYVFHNGGDCKVYISSADWMTRNIDYRIEVAAEILDPALKKQILDTLDLLFSDTVKARIIDKELSNRYVARGNRRKVRAQTAIYEYLKALEQPDE; this is encoded by the coding sequence ATGAGTCAGGACAAGCTCTTTATCGAGAAAGAACTAAGTTGGTTATCCTTCAACGAACGCGTGTTGCAAGAGGCAGCGGATCAGAGTAATCCGTTGATTGAGCGCATGCGCTTTTTGGGCATCTACTCCAACAACCTCGATGAATTTTACAAAGTGCGCTTCGCCGATCTTAAAAGACGGATTCTGATCAATGAGGAACAAGGCTCCGCCGGTGGTTTACGCCATTTGCTGGGTAAAATTCAGGCACGCGTTATGAAAACCGATCAGGTGTTCGATAATCTGTATAACGAACTGCTGTTGGAAATGGCGCGCAATCACATTTTTCTGGTGAATGAGCGTCAGGTCTCCCCGCTCCAGCAGGAGTGGCTGCGCGACTATTTCCGCCAGAACCTGCGCAAGCACATCACGCCGATTCTTATTCTACCAGAAACCGATCTGGTGGAGTTTTTAAAAGATGATTACACCTATCTGGCGGTAGAGATTATTCGCGGCAATGAGATCCGCTATGCGCTGCTGGAGATCCCGTCCGACAAGGTACCGCGTTTCATTAACCTGCCATCAGAATCATCGCGCAGAAAAAAAACCATGATTTTGCTGGATAACATTCTGCGCTACTGCCTGGATGATATCTTCAGAGGTTTCTTTGACTACGACGCGCTCAACGCCTATTCCATGAAAATGACGCGTGATGCGGAGTACGATCTGGTCACGGAAATGGAATCCAGCCTGCTGGAATTGATGTCTTCCAGCCTGAAACAGCGACTGACCGCCGAGCCAGTGCGCTTCGTCTATCAGCGCGACATGCCGGATGCGATGGTGGATATGCTGATGCAAAAATTGGGGATCTCATCCTACGATTCCATCATTCCCGGCGGACGTTACCACAACTTTAAAGACTTTATCAGTTTCCCCAACGTGGGCCGCCCGAACCTGGAAAACAAAGCGTTGCCACGACTGCGCCATACCCGTTTTAGCCATTTCCGTAACGGGTTTGATGCCATTCGCGAGCGCGATGTGTTGCTTTACTACCCCTATCACACCTTCGAGCACGTGCTGGAACTGCTGCGTCAGGCCTCGTTCGACCCCAGCGTGCTGTCGATCAAAATCAATATTTACCGCGTGGCAAAAGATTCGCGCATCATTAATGCGATGATTCACGCGGCACATAACGGTAAAAAAGTGACCGTGGTGGTGGAATTGCAGGCGCGCTTTGATGAAGAGGCGAATATCCAGTGGGCCAAGCGTCTGACGGAAGCCGGTGTGCACGTGATTTTCTCGGTGCCGGGGCTGAAAATTCACGCCAAGCTGTTCCTGATTTCCCGCCGTGAAGGGGAAAACATCGTGCGTTACGCCCACATCGGTACCGGCAACTTTAACGAAAAAACCGCCCGGCTTTATACCGATTACTCACTGTTGACCGCCGATGAGCGTATCACCAATGAAGTGCGCAGCGTGTTTAACTTTATCGAGAACCCTTACCGCCCGGTCAGCTTCGAGTATTTACTGGTGTCGCCGCAGAACTCACGCGCCCGTTTGCACAAACTGATCGATCGCGAAATCACCCACGCGCAAAACAACCTTCCTGCGGTGATTACCCTTAAGGTCAACAATCTGGTTGATAAAGATCTGGCCGAAAAACTGTACGAAGCCTCCGCCGCAGGGGTGAAGATCAACCTGTTGGTGCGCGGTATGTGTTCGCTGATCCCTTCGCTGCCCGGCATCAGCGACAATATTCAAGTCATTAGCATTTTAGATCGCTATCTTGAGCACGATCGGGTGTATGTGTTCCATAATGGAGGAGACTGCAAGGTGTATATCTCTTCTGCGGACTGGATGACACGTAATATCGATTATCGAATCGAGGTGGCCGCAGAAATCCTCGACCCGGCGCTGAAAAAGCAGATATTGGACACGTTGGATTTGCTGTTCAGCGATACGGTTAAAGCACGTATTATTGATAAAGAGCTGAGTAATCGCTATGTTGCACGCGGCAACCGGCGTAAAGTCCGCGCGCAGACGGCCATTTACGAGTACCTCAAGGCCCTTGAGCAACCCGACGAATAG
- the ppx gene encoding exopolyphosphatase, producing the protein MPLIQTDTDKETPQEFAAVDLGSNSFHMVVARVVNGALQVLSRLKQRVHLADGLDSNNMLSEEAMERGLSCLALFAERLQGFSPDNVSIVGTHALREAANAQTFLRRAADIIPYPIEIISGHEEARLIFMGVEHTQPEKGRKLVIDIGGGSTELVIGENFEPILVESRRMGCVSFAQQFFPNGEISEQNFRRARLAAVQKLETLSWEYRIYGWDYALGASGTIKSAHEILVEMGEKDGLITLDRLNMLRDQILQFKTFKSLSLPGMSEDRQSVLVPGLAILCGVFDALAIKSLRLSDGALREGVLYEMEGRFRHQDIRIRTALSLASHYNIDREQARRVRETTELLFTQWAAQNPSLVHPQLEAILKWAAMLHEVGLSINHAGMQRHSAYILQNTNLPGFNQEQQLMLSLMVRLQRKAIKLEELPRFNLFKKKQYLPMVHILRLASLLNNQRQATTPPDSLRLSTDDNHWTLTFPQGYFAQNALVQLDLEAEQAYWLDVTGWKLLIEEAN; encoded by the coding sequence ATGCCCCTGATACAAACCGATACCGATAAAGAAACACCGCAGGAATTCGCCGCGGTTGACCTTGGCTCCAACAGTTTCCATATGGTGGTTGCCCGTGTGGTCAACGGTGCATTGCAAGTGTTAAGCCGCCTAAAACAGCGGGTACACCTGGCTGATGGCCTTGACAGCAACAACATGCTGAGCGAAGAGGCGATGGAGCGCGGCTTAAGCTGCCTGGCACTGTTTGCTGAGCGACTGCAAGGCTTTTCGCCTGACAATGTTTCCATCGTAGGCACCCATGCGCTACGTGAAGCCGCCAACGCGCAGACCTTCTTGCGCCGCGCGGCCGACATTATTCCTTATCCCATCGAGATCATTTCCGGCCATGAAGAAGCGCGCCTGATATTTATGGGCGTGGAGCACACTCAGCCAGAGAAAGGGCGCAAGCTGGTGATCGACATCGGCGGCGGCTCCACCGAGTTGGTTATCGGGGAAAATTTTGAGCCAATACTGGTCGAAAGCCGCCGGATGGGCTGTGTCAGCTTTGCACAGCAATTTTTCCCGAACGGTGAAATAAGCGAACAGAATTTCCGGCGCGCACGTCTGGCGGCGGTACAAAAGCTGGAAACGCTCTCCTGGGAATACCGCATTTATGGCTGGGACTATGCGCTGGGTGCCTCCGGCACCATCAAATCCGCCCATGAAATTCTGGTAGAAATGGGTGAGAAAGACGGTCTGATCACCCTGGACCGGCTCAATATGCTACGCGATCAGATTTTGCAGTTTAAAACCTTCAAATCCCTGAGTTTACCGGGCATGTCGGAAGACCGGCAATCCGTGTTGGTCCCCGGACTGGCGATTCTGTGCGGGGTTTTCGATGCACTGGCGATCAAATCGCTGCGCCTGTCGGACGGTGCCCTGCGCGAAGGGGTGCTGTATGAAATGGAAGGCCGTTTCCGCCATCAGGATATTCGTATCCGCACCGCGCTCAGTCTGGCCAGCCACTACAATATCGACAGGGAACAAGCACGTCGGGTACGGGAAACCACCGAGCTGTTGTTTACTCAGTGGGCAGCGCAAAACCCGTCGTTGGTACATCCACAGTTAGAAGCCATCCTGAAATGGGCGGCCATGCTGCACGAGGTGGGCCTGAGCATCAACCACGCGGGCATGCAGCGCCATTCCGCCTATATTCTGCAAAATACCAACCTGCCCGGCTTTAATCAGGAGCAGCAGTTGATGCTGTCATTGATGGTGCGTTTGCAGCGCAAGGCCATCAAGCTGGAAGAACTGCCGCGTTTTAACCTGTTCAAGAAAAAGCAGTATTTGCCGATGGTGCATATTCTGCGACTGGCAAGCCTGCTCAATAACCAGCGTCAGGCAACTACCCCGCCAGATTCGCTGCGCTTGAGCACCGATGACAACCACTGGACGCTCACCTTTCCACAGGGCTATTTCGCCCAAAACGCCTTGGTACAGCTCGATCTGGAAGCAGAGCAGGCGTATTGGCTGGACGTGACTGGCTGGAAATTGCTGATAGAAGAAGCGAACTAA
- a CDS encoding methyl-accepting chemotaxis protein, with protein MQILHRISIRNKFLLALLPMVLALLWLSALGMNERRQTEREMNRMEKQIQLARDAGELVHQLQRERGMSAGYFGSQGNAFGPELQTQRQETDKAATAFQQRYRDIDTTWLGGEVAKNFTQVADSLKTLDSLRGQVNSMSIPVNTALSAYTEKVTALLEGIGLMAQLVRDAGITQQITAYYSLLNAKEQAGIERAVLANVFSANRFGEGMFVRLNQLVGRGDAYIASFRTLASATLRQAFDRAISSSQAQDAQALRQRAIGAPQGEWNIDGAQWFSLQTQKIEQLKSIEEQAVTTLLSDVQRLSASAMRAWIIYLSGTLLAIGLALALAAMIMRSINRQLQDTLTTIAEMGGDLTQRLSVPGTDELSRLNSAYNQSLESIANLVTKIKNSATTIGRASNEIAYGNHNLAQRTEQQAASLVETASSMEQITATVQQTADFAAQARELTTTVDDRVRNIGDITSSARDAMSKIQQTSQRVTEIVTGIDAIAFQTNLLALNAAVEAARAGEHGRGFAVVATEVRQLSQRSVDEANKIRALIADSLSSVEEGSALVSQSHRGLNEIIDGTSKVKALVGDIAIAAGEQSLGIAQINVALSQLEQVTQQNATLVAEASTASQMLDGQVAGMTELVGRFRVEPSEPVVKNTPFLLADA; from the coding sequence ATGCAGATACTTCACCGCATTTCGATACGTAATAAATTCCTCCTCGCGCTGTTACCTATGGTGCTGGCATTGCTGTGGCTCAGCGCATTGGGAATGAATGAGCGCCGTCAGACAGAACGTGAAATGAACCGGATGGAAAAGCAGATCCAGTTAGCGCGAGATGCGGGAGAGTTAGTGCACCAACTGCAACGGGAGCGCGGGATGAGCGCCGGTTATTTTGGCAGCCAGGGCAACGCTTTTGGCCCCGAGTTGCAGACGCAGCGCCAGGAAACGGATAAAGCTGCTACCGCTTTTCAGCAACGTTATCGCGACATAGATACCACCTGGCTCGGCGGCGAAGTGGCTAAAAACTTCACCCAGGTGGCCGATTCGCTCAAGACGCTGGACTCGCTCAGAGGTCAGGTAAACAGCATGTCGATACCGGTAAATACTGCGCTGAGTGCCTATACCGAAAAAGTGACGGCGCTGTTGGAAGGGATTGGACTGATGGCGCAGTTGGTGCGCGATGCAGGGATCACCCAGCAAATTACCGCGTATTACAGCCTGCTGAATGCCAAGGAACAGGCTGGGATTGAGCGCGCGGTGTTGGCTAACGTATTTTCTGCCAATCGTTTTGGCGAGGGGATGTTTGTGCGCCTGAACCAATTGGTGGGACGCGGCGATGCCTATATTGCCAGCTTCAGAACCCTGGCATCAGCAACACTGCGTCAGGCGTTTGACCGTGCGATAAGTTCCAGTCAAGCGCAAGACGCGCAGGCACTGCGCCAACGGGCGATTGGCGCACCGCAAGGAGAATGGAATATCGATGGTGCGCAATGGTTTTCGTTGCAAACACAGAAAATCGAACAGCTTAAAAGTATCGAAGAACAGGCGGTGACAACGCTGTTGAGCGATGTCCAGCGCTTGTCTGCGAGCGCAATGCGGGCTTGGATTATCTACCTGAGCGGCACGCTACTGGCGATCGGGCTGGCGCTGGCGCTGGCGGCGATGATCATGCGTAGCATCAATCGGCAGTTGCAGGATACCTTAACCACCATCGCCGAAATGGGTGGTGACTTGACGCAGCGCCTATCGGTGCCAGGAACAGATGAACTGTCACGGCTTAACAGTGCCTATAACCAATCGCTGGAGAGCATCGCGAATCTGGTGACGAAAATCAAAAACAGCGCCACGACCATCGGAAGGGCGAGCAATGAGATTGCCTACGGCAATCACAATCTGGCGCAACGCACGGAGCAGCAGGCGGCATCGCTGGTGGAAACTGCCAGCAGCATGGAGCAAATCACCGCCACCGTGCAGCAGACCGCCGATTTCGCAGCCCAGGCGCGGGAACTGACCACCACGGTTGATGATCGGGTGCGCAATATTGGTGATATTACCTCGTCTGCCCGCGACGCCATGAGCAAGATCCAGCAAACCAGCCAACGGGTGACCGAGATTGTCACCGGTATCGATGCTATCGCGTTTCAAACCAACCTGCTGGCGCTCAATGCGGCGGTGGAAGCGGCCCGCGCGGGAGAGCACGGGCGCGGCTTTGCGGTGGTGGCAACGGAGGTGCGCCAACTGTCGCAGCGTAGCGTCGATGAAGCCAATAAAATTCGTGCACTGATTGCTGACAGCCTTTCCAGCGTGGAGGAGGGCAGTGCGCTGGTATCACAATCTCATCGCGGGTTAAATGAGATTATCGATGGCACCAGCAAAGTAAAAGCGCTGGTGGGGGACATCGCCATCGCGGCGGGTGAGCAATCGCTGGGGATCGCCCAGATCAACGTAGCATTGAGCCAGTTGGAGCAGGTCACACAGCAGAATGCCACGTTGGTGGCTGAAGCCTCGACGGCGAGTCAGATGCTGGATGGACAAGTGGCGGGCATGACGGAGTTGGTCGGGCGTTTTCGCGTAGAACCTTCCGAACCGGTTGTTAAAAATACGCCGTTTCTGCTGGCAGACGCCTAG
- a CDS encoding DUF1456 family protein produces the protein MMNNDVLRSVRYMLNFNNDHLLKILALVEMTVPPQQLTSYVKKEGEEGYQPCPDIVMSYFLTGLILQKRGQDEKQPAPQFERKVTNNIILKKLRVAFSLKTDDIQAILLTQNFRISLPEITAMMRAPDHKNYRTCGDQVIRYFLKGLAARVRKG, from the coding sequence ATGATGAACAATGATGTCCTGCGCAGCGTGCGCTATATGCTGAATTTCAATAATGACCACCTGCTAAAGATTCTGGCGCTGGTGGAAATGACCGTCCCTCCCCAGCAGTTGACGAGCTACGTCAAAAAAGAGGGAGAGGAAGGCTACCAGCCTTGCCCGGACATCGTGATGAGTTATTTCCTGACTGGGCTGATTCTGCAAAAACGCGGTCAAGATGAAAAACAGCCTGCGCCGCAGTTTGAACGCAAAGTGACCAATAACATTATCCTGAAAAAACTGCGTGTCGCTTTCTCTCTAAAAACGGATGATATTCAGGCAATTTTGCTGACACAAAATTTTCGCATTTCACTGCCGGAAATTACCGCAATGATGCGCGCACCTGACCACAAAAACTATCGCACCTGCGGCGATCAGGTTATACGCTATTTTCTGAAAGGGCTGGCTGCACGGGTACGCAAAGGATAA